A region from the Brassica napus cultivar Da-Ae chromosome C8, Da-Ae, whole genome shotgun sequence genome encodes:
- the LOC106415839 gene encoding calmodulin-binding transcription activator 5-like isoform X1, giving the protein MNLNCSVSWKMKLCSQIAELFTKGGVTSRRFYPWEKMVAALLSAGARPNLVTDPTKEYLGGCTAADIAQQKGYEGLAAFLAEKCLVAQFRDMKMAGNISGNLEGVKAETSTNPGHSNEEEQSLKDTLAAYRTAAEAAARIQGAFREHELKVRSKAVRFASKEEEAKNIIAAMKIQHAFRNYETRRKIAAAARIQYRFQTWKMRREFLNMRKKAIKIQAVFRGFQVRRQYQKITWSVGVLEKAILRWRLKRRGFRGLQVSQPEEKEGTEAVEDFYKTSQKQAEDRLERSVVRVQAMFRSKKAQQDYRRMKLAHEEAQLGMM; this is encoded by the exons ATGAACTTAAATTGTTCTGTCTCCTGGAAGATGAAGCTTTGTTCTCAAATTGCTGAGTTATTCACTAAAGGAGGAGTCACAAGCCGAAGGTTCTATCCATG GGAGAAAATGGTGGCTGCTCTTCTGTCTGCCGGGGCAAGGCCTAACTTGGTGACAGACCCGACTAAGGAATACCTCGGCGGCTGCACAGCGGCTGATATTGCACAGCAGAAAGGTTACGAGGGTTTAGCAGCTTTTCTTGCAGAGAAATGTCTTGTAGCACAGTTCAGAGACATGAAAATGGCTGGAAACATCAGTGGTAACCTTGAGGGCGTCAAAGCAGAGACGTCAACAAACCCGGGGCATTCAAATGAAGAGGAGCAGAGCCTGAAGGACACTCTGGCGGCATACAGAACCGCTGCAGAGGCGGCTGCACGGATCCAGGGGGCGTTCAGAGAGCACGAGCTCAAAGTCAGGTCAAAGGCGGTGCGGTTTGCTAGCAAAGAAGAAGAGGCCAAAAACATAATAGCCGCTATGAAGATTCAGCATGCGTTTCGAAATTACGAGACTCGTAGGAAGATTGCAGCCGCTGCTCGGATTCAGTACAGGTTCCAAACATGGAAAATGAGGCGGGAGTTTTTGAACATGCGGAAAAAGGCAATTAAGATCCAg GCTGTGTTTAGGGGGTTCCAAGTAAGAAGACAGTACCAGAAGATAACATGGTCGGTGGGAGTTCTTGAGAAGGCGATTCTGAGGTGGAGACTCAAGAGAAGAGGATTCAGAGGGCTTCAGGTTAGCCAACCTGAGGAGAAGGAAGGCACTGAAGCGGTGGAGGATTTCTACAAGACAAGCCAGAAACAAGCAGAGGATCGGCTAGAGAGATCAGTGGTTCGAGTCCAGGCCATGTTCCGGTCCAAGAAGGCTCAGCAAgattacagaaggatgaaactggCTCATGAAGAAGCTCAG CTGGGTATGATGTGA
- the LOC106415839 gene encoding calmodulin-binding transcription activator 5-like isoform X2, producing the protein MNLNCSVSWKMKLCSQIAELFTKGGVTSRREKMVAALLSAGARPNLVTDPTKEYLGGCTAADIAQQKGYEGLAAFLAEKCLVAQFRDMKMAGNISGNLEGVKAETSTNPGHSNEEEQSLKDTLAAYRTAAEAAARIQGAFREHELKVRSKAVRFASKEEEAKNIIAAMKIQHAFRNYETRRKIAAAARIQYRFQTWKMRREFLNMRKKAIKIQAVFRGFQVRRQYQKITWSVGVLEKAILRWRLKRRGFRGLQVSQPEEKEGTEAVEDFYKTSQKQAEDRLERSVVRVQAMFRSKKAQQDYRRMKLAHEEAQLGMM; encoded by the exons ATGAACTTAAATTGTTCTGTCTCCTGGAAGATGAAGCTTTGTTCTCAAATTGCTGAGTTATTCACTAAAGGAGGAGTCACAAGCCGAAG GGAGAAAATGGTGGCTGCTCTTCTGTCTGCCGGGGCAAGGCCTAACTTGGTGACAGACCCGACTAAGGAATACCTCGGCGGCTGCACAGCGGCTGATATTGCACAGCAGAAAGGTTACGAGGGTTTAGCAGCTTTTCTTGCAGAGAAATGTCTTGTAGCACAGTTCAGAGACATGAAAATGGCTGGAAACATCAGTGGTAACCTTGAGGGCGTCAAAGCAGAGACGTCAACAAACCCGGGGCATTCAAATGAAGAGGAGCAGAGCCTGAAGGACACTCTGGCGGCATACAGAACCGCTGCAGAGGCGGCTGCACGGATCCAGGGGGCGTTCAGAGAGCACGAGCTCAAAGTCAGGTCAAAGGCGGTGCGGTTTGCTAGCAAAGAAGAAGAGGCCAAAAACATAATAGCCGCTATGAAGATTCAGCATGCGTTTCGAAATTACGAGACTCGTAGGAAGATTGCAGCCGCTGCTCGGATTCAGTACAGGTTCCAAACATGGAAAATGAGGCGGGAGTTTTTGAACATGCGGAAAAAGGCAATTAAGATCCAg GCTGTGTTTAGGGGGTTCCAAGTAAGAAGACAGTACCAGAAGATAACATGGTCGGTGGGAGTTCTTGAGAAGGCGATTCTGAGGTGGAGACTCAAGAGAAGAGGATTCAGAGGGCTTCAGGTTAGCCAACCTGAGGAGAAGGAAGGCACTGAAGCGGTGGAGGATTTCTACAAGACAAGCCAGAAACAAGCAGAGGATCGGCTAGAGAGATCAGTGGTTCGAGTCCAGGCCATGTTCCGGTCCAAGAAGGCTCAGCAAgattacagaaggatgaaactggCTCATGAAGAAGCTCAG CTGGGTATGATGTGA
- the LOC106415839 gene encoding calmodulin-binding transcription activator 5-like isoform X3: protein MCGLLSPGTCVWEKMVAALLSAGARPNLVTDPTKEYLGGCTAADIAQQKGYEGLAAFLAEKCLVAQFRDMKMAGNISGNLEGVKAETSTNPGHSNEEEQSLKDTLAAYRTAAEAAARIQGAFREHELKVRSKAVRFASKEEEAKNIIAAMKIQHAFRNYETRRKIAAAARIQYRFQTWKMRREFLNMRKKAIKIQAVFRGFQVRRQYQKITWSVGVLEKAILRWRLKRRGFRGLQVSQPEEKEGTEAVEDFYKTSQKQAEDRLERSVVRVQAMFRSKKAQQDYRRMKLAHEEAQLGMM, encoded by the exons ATGTGTGGGCTGTTGTCTCCGGGAACCTGTGTTTG GGAGAAAATGGTGGCTGCTCTTCTGTCTGCCGGGGCAAGGCCTAACTTGGTGACAGACCCGACTAAGGAATACCTCGGCGGCTGCACAGCGGCTGATATTGCACAGCAGAAAGGTTACGAGGGTTTAGCAGCTTTTCTTGCAGAGAAATGTCTTGTAGCACAGTTCAGAGACATGAAAATGGCTGGAAACATCAGTGGTAACCTTGAGGGCGTCAAAGCAGAGACGTCAACAAACCCGGGGCATTCAAATGAAGAGGAGCAGAGCCTGAAGGACACTCTGGCGGCATACAGAACCGCTGCAGAGGCGGCTGCACGGATCCAGGGGGCGTTCAGAGAGCACGAGCTCAAAGTCAGGTCAAAGGCGGTGCGGTTTGCTAGCAAAGAAGAAGAGGCCAAAAACATAATAGCCGCTATGAAGATTCAGCATGCGTTTCGAAATTACGAGACTCGTAGGAAGATTGCAGCCGCTGCTCGGATTCAGTACAGGTTCCAAACATGGAAAATGAGGCGGGAGTTTTTGAACATGCGGAAAAAGGCAATTAAGATCCAg GCTGTGTTTAGGGGGTTCCAAGTAAGAAGACAGTACCAGAAGATAACATGGTCGGTGGGAGTTCTTGAGAAGGCGATTCTGAGGTGGAGACTCAAGAGAAGAGGATTCAGAGGGCTTCAGGTTAGCCAACCTGAGGAGAAGGAAGGCACTGAAGCGGTGGAGGATTTCTACAAGACAAGCCAGAAACAAGCAGAGGATCGGCTAGAGAGATCAGTGGTTCGAGTCCAGGCCATGTTCCGGTCCAAGAAGGCTCAGCAAgattacagaaggatgaaactggCTCATGAAGAAGCTCAG CTGGGTATGATGTGA
- the LOC106415839 gene encoding calmodulin-binding transcription activator 5-like isoform X4: MVAALLSAGARPNLVTDPTKEYLGGCTAADIAQQKGYEGLAAFLAEKCLVAQFRDMKMAGNISGNLEGVKAETSTNPGHSNEEEQSLKDTLAAYRTAAEAAARIQGAFREHELKVRSKAVRFASKEEEAKNIIAAMKIQHAFRNYETRRKIAAAARIQYRFQTWKMRREFLNMRKKAIKIQAVFRGFQVRRQYQKITWSVGVLEKAILRWRLKRRGFRGLQVSQPEEKEGTEAVEDFYKTSQKQAEDRLERSVVRVQAMFRSKKAQQDYRRMKLAHEEAQLGMM; the protein is encoded by the exons ATGGTGGCTGCTCTTCTGTCTGCCGGGGCAAGGCCTAACTTGGTGACAGACCCGACTAAGGAATACCTCGGCGGCTGCACAGCGGCTGATATTGCACAGCAGAAAGGTTACGAGGGTTTAGCAGCTTTTCTTGCAGAGAAATGTCTTGTAGCACAGTTCAGAGACATGAAAATGGCTGGAAACATCAGTGGTAACCTTGAGGGCGTCAAAGCAGAGACGTCAACAAACCCGGGGCATTCAAATGAAGAGGAGCAGAGCCTGAAGGACACTCTGGCGGCATACAGAACCGCTGCAGAGGCGGCTGCACGGATCCAGGGGGCGTTCAGAGAGCACGAGCTCAAAGTCAGGTCAAAGGCGGTGCGGTTTGCTAGCAAAGAAGAAGAGGCCAAAAACATAATAGCCGCTATGAAGATTCAGCATGCGTTTCGAAATTACGAGACTCGTAGGAAGATTGCAGCCGCTGCTCGGATTCAGTACAGGTTCCAAACATGGAAAATGAGGCGGGAGTTTTTGAACATGCGGAAAAAGGCAATTAAGATCCAg GCTGTGTTTAGGGGGTTCCAAGTAAGAAGACAGTACCAGAAGATAACATGGTCGGTGGGAGTTCTTGAGAAGGCGATTCTGAGGTGGAGACTCAAGAGAAGAGGATTCAGAGGGCTTCAGGTTAGCCAACCTGAGGAGAAGGAAGGCACTGAAGCGGTGGAGGATTTCTACAAGACAAGCCAGAAACAAGCAGAGGATCGGCTAGAGAGATCAGTGGTTCGAGTCCAGGCCATGTTCCGGTCCAAGAAGGCTCAGCAAgattacagaaggatgaaactggCTCATGAAGAAGCTCAG CTGGGTATGATGTGA
- the LOC125591892 gene encoding uncharacterized protein LOC125591892 — MDSNGSVVIHFEHGEEQHISTLVMKGRYEEITYSQLVDIIAKKMKIDVVETKLQLSYFPLVLNNKRPCYILDDEDVLGYLMKVDKKNRRSVLRVELKEIVAENQSNKMFSMNEENLSDARANDGMVGVGELEIVPHIQEDEFEHEKISEEGDEMDDREELPAVTAVEPHVVNSEWDDGIDISFHQEFATREEVRDLVDRGVHSNCFQVDIKKSNPRVYILKCRGAGCRWYLRAAKLKNSDFFSIRTYRKMHTCSRGDASVMKKKKRGTPSLVASVVHSDYPGKYKTPDPKTLIDLVQNRLSVKVSYSTALRGKNKALSDLRGNPEESFARLPSYLHMLQRMNPDTITRLEVDEKNQFKYMFFALGACIEGFKAMKQLIIMDGTHLKGVYKGVLLIATAQDPDHHLYPLAFAVVDGEKNASWEWFLTILKTLIPDDPQLVFCTDRNQSIIKKVHEVYPLAIHGYCNYHLSNNVSGACSNVNKKGVAKKFRDIAGIYSEVEFRKCYNEFRKMYPQAAEYLDDSVHETKWARCKFPGERYNIDTTNTVESINGVLKEPKKYALLPMLDVIVEKIT; from the coding sequence ATGGATAGTAATGGGTCTGTGGTGATACATTTTGAACATGGTGAAGAGCAACATATTTCTACACTAGTGATGAAAGGAAGATATGAGGAGATTACTTATTCTCAGTTAGTTGATATAATAGCCAAGAAAATGAAGATCGATGTAGTTGAGACGAAGCTTCAGTTGAGTTACTTTCCGCTGGTATTGAATAATAAGAGGCCTTGTTATATcttggatgatgaagatgttttaGGATATTTAATGAAGGTAGATAAGAAAAACCGACGTAGTGTCTTGCGTGTGGAGCTTAAGGAAATCGTCGCAGAAAATCAGAGCAACAAGATGTTTTCTATGAATGAGGAAAATTTGAGTGATGCCAGAGCTAATGATGGCATGGTTGGAGTTGGAGAGTTGGAAATTGTTCCTCATATTCAGGAGGATGAGTTTGAGCATGAGAAAATCAGTGAAGAGGGTGATGAAATGGATGATAGGGAGGAGTTGCCGGCTGTTACAGCAGTTGAACCTCATGTTGTCAATTCAGAGTGGGATGATGGCATTGATATTAGTTTTCATCAAGAATTTGCGACTAGAGAAGAAGTGAGGGATTTAGTGGACAGAGGTGTGCATTCCAATTGTTTTCAGGTTGATATAAAGAAGTCGAATCCTCGGGTTTACATATTGAAATGTCGTGGGGCTGGATGCAGATGGTATTTACGAGCTGCAAAGCTGAAGAACTCTGATTTTTTCTCTATCAGAACGTATAGAAAGATGCATACGTGCTCTCGTGGAGATGCAAGtgtcatgaagaagaagaaaagaggcaCGCCAAGCTTGGTCGCATCAGTGGTGCACTCTGATTATCCCGGCAAATACAAGACTCCGGATCCAAAGACTCTCATAGATTTGGTGCAGAACAGACTGAGTGTTAAGGTTTCATATTCTACGGCTTTGAGAGGGAAAAATAAAGCTTTGAGTGATTTGCGTGGCAACCCGGAGGAGAGTTTTGCTAGGCTGCCATCTTACTTGCACATGTTACAAAGGATGAATCCTGATACCATTACACGATTAGAAGTGGATGAGAAGAACCAGTTTAAGTATATGTTCTTTGCGCTTGGAGCTTGCATCGAAGGGTTCAAGGCGATGAAGCAATTGATAATaatggatggaactcacctgaAGGGTGTGTACAAAGGAGTGCTTCTCATTGCCACTGCTCAGGATCCAGATCATCATCTTTATCCCCTTGCTTTTGCGGTAGTAGATGGTGAGAAAAATGCAAGCTGGGAGTGGtttttaactatattaaaaaCTTTGATACCAGATGATCCTCAGCTTGTATTTTGTACTGATAGAAACCAAAGCATCATCAAGAAAGTACACGAGGTATACCCATTGGCGATCCATGGATATTGCAATTATCACTTGTCTAATAATGTCAGCGGAGCTTGCAGCAATGTTAACAAGAAAGGGGTTGCCAAAAAATTTAGAGATATTGCTGGTATTTACAGTGAGGTGGAGTTCAGAAAATGCTACAACGAATTCAGGAAAATGTATCCTCAAGCGGCCGAGTATCTAGATGACAGTGTTCATGAGACAAAATGGGCAAGATGTAAATTTCCGGGAGAAAGGTACAACATAGACACAACCAACACTGTTGAATCTATCAATGgtgttttgaaggaaccaaagaaATATGCGTTGTTGCCAATGCTTGATGTGATCGTGGAAAAGATAACATAA
- the LOC106412857 gene encoding uncharacterized protein LOC106412857, with amino-acid sequence MKEKAEASEKKKNADVKRRKGAAAKSRAAIKKKREAAKRSETTEKKRKRDSGLDGGSSSNPTKRTRNRVRETAASPPEHQGVHAPTPATELPSHGDSEGTPRPVIPSQPQKSPTPTHAASEAENQQQPRVTSGSSTKSPSHRVDEQNGEEIGSNNRDSNAPEVAVDNDAPRTVERDDMTVEAARPAGFFFKPSDYGKGCKLSSRCHEHDFLKTIKKLEASEKSWFQDHPQFKHIFHMDCTPTRKVMGLWMLLLRTMHTGKGRQAWFGVNGVPIRYSIREHSLLSGLYCHSYPENYPSIGSMKFARKYFKVKKTKDGKEKGLQVTEADVLEKLQKMKFDGSGDRLRMAVLYFLARVLRGRSKGGYFIEYFILQATEDLEFCTEFPWGRYTFDDCMKEIFHVRDQFRDGIPEKAQWVFPGFINPLEVYELYFS; translated from the exons ATGAAAGAAAAAGCGGAAGcatcggagaagaagaagaacgccgacgtgaaaagaagaaaaggagCGGCAGCGAAAAGTAGAGCCGCCattaagaaaaagagagaagcgGCGAAGAGGAGTGAAACcacagagaagaagaggaagcgaGACAGTGGTCTGGACGGTGGGTCCTCGTCGAATCCAACCAAGAGGACTCGGAACCGTGTGAGAGAAACCGCAGCATCTCCACCGGAACATCAAGGCGTTCATGCCCCCACACCAGCAACAGAATTGCCTTCTCATGGCGATAGCGAGGGTACACCACGCCCAGTGATTCCGAGTCAGCCACAAAAATCGCCAACACCAACTCATGCAGCGAGTGAGGCCGAGAATCAGCAACAACCTCGAGTAACCTCAGGCTCTTCCACAAAGAGTCCTTCACATCGTGTAGACGAGCAGAACGGTGAGGAGATTGGATCTAACAACAGAGATTCAAACGCACCCGAGGTTGCCGTTGATAATGACGCTCCAAGAACG GTTGAGAGGGATGATATGACCGTAGAAGCTGCCAGACCTGCTGGTTTTTTCTTCAAACCGAGCGACTATGGAAAGGGTTGCAAGCTCTCCTCAAGGTGCCATGAACACGATTTTCTGAAGACGATTAAAAAGTTAGAGGCCTCAGAGAAGAGTTGGTTTCAGGATCATCCTCAGTTCAAGCATATATTCCACATGGATTGTACCCCAACAAGAAAAGTGATGGGATTGTGGATGTTGCTACTTCGTACTATGCATACAGGAAAGGGTCGACAAGCTTGGTTTGGGGTAAACGGTGTTCCAATTAGATACTCCATCAGGGAACATAGCCTCCTCTCTGGTTTATACTGCCACTCATATCCAGAAAACTATCCGAGCATAGGGAGCATGAAGTTTGCGAGAAAGTATTTTAAGGTAAAGAAGACAAAGGATGGGAAGGAAAAGGGTCTGCAAGTGACAGAAGCAGATGTCTTAGAGAAACTTCAGAAGATGAAGTTTGATGGTAGTGGCGATCGTCTGAGGATGGCAGTTCTTTACTTTTTGGCTAGAGTTTTAAGAGGAAGGTCAAAAGGAGGATACTTCATTGAGTATTTCATTCTCCAAGCAACAGAAGATCTGGAGTTTTGCACCGAATTTCCATGGGGCCGTTACACATTTGATGATTGCATGAAGGAGATTTTTCATGTGAGGGATCAGTTTCGTGATGGGATCCCAGAGAAGGCACAATGGGTATTTCCTGGGTTTATCAACCCTTTGGAGgtatatgaattatatttttcataa
- the LOC106412107 gene encoding isochorismate synthase 2, chloroplastic isoform X2, giving the protein MPVEGSSSSDMAESSSKPERLDKSKTESQQKATPILAEDAAKIFDDRISAGKKPERLFYRKHLGVWSEALAATRPRGDSEVSDLEIERDLLNSPKDDLEFSFVRETIREKLSAICDRVIVKPQKTVRKLARVQHLYSELAGQLRREDDEIRLRFFMVYLK; this is encoded by the exons ATGCCAGTGGAGGGTTCTTCGAGTAGTGATATGGCTGAATCATCATCGAAGCCTGAGAGGTTAGATAAATCAAAGACCGAGAGTCAGCAGAAAGCTACTCCCATTCTTGCCGAGGATGCAGCAAAGATTTTCGATGACAGAATCTCTGCCGGGAAGAAG CCTGAGAGACTCTTCTATAGGAAACATCTAGGTGTCTGGAGTGAGGCTTTGGCTGCAACCAGGCCTAGAGGTGATTCAGAGGTTTCTGATTTGGAGATAGAGCGTGACTTACTAAACAG TCCTAAAGACGATCTTGAATTCTCCTTTGTGCGAGAGACTATTAGAGAAAAACTTAGT GCCATATGTGACAGAGTAATTGTGAAGCCCCAAAAAACAGTGAGAAAGCTTGCAAGAGTACAGCATCTATACTCTGAGTTGGCAGGGCAGCTAAGAAGAGAAGATGACGAGATTAGATTACGGTTCTTCATGGTTTATTTGAAATAG
- the LOC106412107 gene encoding isochorismate synthase 2, chloroplastic isoform X1 codes for MPVEGSSSSDMAESSSKPERLDKSKTESQQKATPILAEDAAKIFDDRISAGKKCNVGLGMESCVMVTPERLFYRKHLGVWSEALAATRPRGDSEVSDLEIERDLLNSPKDDLEFSFVRETIREKLSAICDRVIVKPQKTVRKLARVQHLYSELAGQLRREDDEIRLRFFMVYLK; via the exons ATGCCAGTGGAGGGTTCTTCGAGTAGTGATATGGCTGAATCATCATCGAAGCCTGAGAGGTTAGATAAATCAAAGACCGAGAGTCAGCAGAAAGCTACTCCCATTCTTGCCGAGGATGCAGCAAAGATTTTCGATGACAGAATCTCTGCCGGGAAGAAG TGCAATGTTGGTCTCGGTATGGAATCATGTGTCATGGTTACG CCTGAGAGACTCTTCTATAGGAAACATCTAGGTGTCTGGAGTGAGGCTTTGGCTGCAACCAGGCCTAGAGGTGATTCAGAGGTTTCTGATTTGGAGATAGAGCGTGACTTACTAAACAG TCCTAAAGACGATCTTGAATTCTCCTTTGTGCGAGAGACTATTAGAGAAAAACTTAGT GCCATATGTGACAGAGTAATTGTGAAGCCCCAAAAAACAGTGAGAAAGCTTGCAAGAGTACAGCATCTATACTCTGAGTTGGCAGGGCAGCTAAGAAGAGAAGATGACGAGATTAGATTACGGTTCTTCATGGTTTATTTGAAATAG